A section of the Scleropages formosus chromosome 16, fSclFor1.1, whole genome shotgun sequence genome encodes:
- the tbce gene encoding tubulin-specific chaperone E isoform X1, with amino-acid sequence MRVETPDRGAVAEPLPSEALGRRVSCDGERATVRYVGVVPPTAGLWLGVEWDDPKRGKHDGSHEGVRYFTCRFPTGGSFVRPKKASFGMSYVAALRQRYEGDVGCVDGEKLKISTRTVEMVGFEDLSKKKKIENLTSVSLRGCEVNGPGPENEVRQTTPNVVSLNLSGNLLCCWEDVASITKQLEGLQELQLSDNRLCIPADPQNLAHAFINLRVLALNSTAVIWSEVLRCAPMWPLLEELYVCENEITELHRPKNVLQNLKVLDLSKNSLAGGNELLNIAELPRLEKLNLSSTGLSTLQFNDVGPGCKTAMFPALKFLSLDDNAISEWSVVNELEKLASLQQLSCHRNPLIEQDRTPETTRQLFIARIGQLQVLNKSEVMREERKGAELDYCKMFCVMWLGSGGNRDPELDRPSGEFVEQHPRFQSLIRKYGAPEEGELKKTTFALKNQLLTITFICPEMPQRKAIKKQLPDSMTVQKVKGLLYRLLKVSDSELKLTYTSSKMKNTEIEMNNDLQPLAFYSIEDGDTVLVRCL; translated from the exons ATGAGGGTGGAGACCCCTGATCGCGGCGCCGTGGCCGAGCCTCTGCCCTCCGAAGCGCTCGGCCGGAGGGTGAGCTGTGACGGGGAGAGGGCCACCGTGCGCTACGTGGGGGTCGTTCCCCCCACGGCAG GTCTGTGGCTCGGAGTGGAGTGGGACGACCCGAAGCGGGGCAAACATGACGGCAGCCATGAAGGCGTGCGCTACTTCACCTGCAG GTTCCCGACCGGCGGCTCCTTCGTCCGGCCCAAGAAGGCCAGCTTTGGCATGAGCTACGTGGCGGCGTTGAGGCAGCGCTACGAGGGGGATGTGGGCTGCGTGGATGGCGAGAAGCTGAAGATTTCCACGAGGACGGTCGAGATGGTTGGCTTTGAAGACCTCTCTAAGAAGAAGAA AATAGAAAATCTGACCTCAGTGTCACTCAGAGGGTGTGAAGTCAATGGTCCTGGACCAGAGAATGAAGTCAGACAAACCACACCCA ATGTTGTGTCGCTCAACCTGTCAGGGAACTTGCTTTGCTGCTGGGAAGATGTGGCCAGCATCACCAAACAGCTGGAGGGTCTTCAGGAATTGCAGCTGAG TGACAACAGGCTATGCATCCCTGCAGACCCACAGAACCTGGCCCATGCCTTCATCAACCTCAGAGTCCTCGCCCTCAACAGCACTGCTGTCATCTGGTCAGAG GTGCTCCGTTGTGCCCCCATGTGGCCATTGCTGGAGGAGCTCTATGTCTGTGAGAACGAGATCACTGAGCTGCACAG gccaaaaaatgttttgcagaactTGAAAGTTTTAGATCTGTCCAAAAATTCTTTGGCTGGTGGAAATGAACTCTTAAACATTGCTGAACTCCCAAG GTTGGAAAAGCTGAACTTATCTAGTACAGGTCTTTCTACCCTACAGTTCAATGATGTAGGCCCag GATGCAAAACTGCAATGTTTCCTGCACTGAAGTTTCTGTCACTCGATGACAATGCAATCTCGGAG TGGTCTGTGGTGAatgagctggagaagctggCCAGCTTGCAGCAGCTTTCCTGCCACAGGAACCCACTCATTGAGCAGGACAGGACCCCTGAGACCACCAGGCAGCTCTTCATCGCCAGGATTGGCCAGCTGCAGGTTCTCAACAAGTCTGAG GTGATGCgggaggagaggaaaggggCGGAGCTGGACTACTGCAAGATGTTCTGTGTCATGTGGCTGGGGTCTGGAGGAAACAGAGACCCAGAGCTGGACCGGCCCAGCGGCGAGTTCGTGGAGCAGCACCCCCGCTTCCAGAGCCTCATCCGCA AATATGGAGCGCCAGAGGAGGGTGAACTCAAGAAAACAACATTTGCACTTAAAAATCAATTGCTAA CTATAACCTTCATTTGTCCTGAGATGCCTCAGAGgaaagcaattaaaaagcaGCTTCCAG ATTCTATGACTGTGCAGAAGGTGAAAGGACTTCTGTACAGACTGCTGAAAGTCTCAGACTCAGAACTGAAGCTGACTTACACCAGCTCAAAG ATGAAGAACACAGAGATCGAGATGAACAATGACCTGCAGCCCCTTGCGTTCTACTCCATTGAGGACGGAGACACAGTTCTGGTGCGCTGTCTTTAG
- the tbce gene encoding tubulin-specific chaperone E isoform X2, whose product MRVETPDRGAVAEPLPSEALGRRVSCDGERATVRYVGVVPPTAGLWLGVEWDDPKRGKHDGSHEGVRYFTCRFPTGGSFVRPKKASFGMSYVAALRQRYEGDVGCVDGEKLKISTRTVEMVGFEDLSKKKKIENLTSVSLRGCEVNGPGPENEVRQTTPNVVSLNLSGNLLCCWEDVASITKQLEGLQELQLSDNRLCIPADPQNLAHAFINLRVLALNSTAVIWSEVLRCAPMWPLLEELYVCENEITELHRPKNVLQNLKVLDLSKNSLAGGNELLNIAELPRLEKLNLSSTGLSTLQFNDVGPGCKTAMFPALKFLSLDDNAISEWSVVNELEKLASLQQLSCHRNPLIEQDRTPETTRQLFIARIGQLQVLNKSEVMREERKGAELDYCKMFCVMWLGSGGNRDPELDRPSGEFVEQHPRFQSLIRKTRRTVSLTRTPL is encoded by the exons ATGAGGGTGGAGACCCCTGATCGCGGCGCCGTGGCCGAGCCTCTGCCCTCCGAAGCGCTCGGCCGGAGGGTGAGCTGTGACGGGGAGAGGGCCACCGTGCGCTACGTGGGGGTCGTTCCCCCCACGGCAG GTCTGTGGCTCGGAGTGGAGTGGGACGACCCGAAGCGGGGCAAACATGACGGCAGCCATGAAGGCGTGCGCTACTTCACCTGCAG GTTCCCGACCGGCGGCTCCTTCGTCCGGCCCAAGAAGGCCAGCTTTGGCATGAGCTACGTGGCGGCGTTGAGGCAGCGCTACGAGGGGGATGTGGGCTGCGTGGATGGCGAGAAGCTGAAGATTTCCACGAGGACGGTCGAGATGGTTGGCTTTGAAGACCTCTCTAAGAAGAAGAA AATAGAAAATCTGACCTCAGTGTCACTCAGAGGGTGTGAAGTCAATGGTCCTGGACCAGAGAATGAAGTCAGACAAACCACACCCA ATGTTGTGTCGCTCAACCTGTCAGGGAACTTGCTTTGCTGCTGGGAAGATGTGGCCAGCATCACCAAACAGCTGGAGGGTCTTCAGGAATTGCAGCTGAG TGACAACAGGCTATGCATCCCTGCAGACCCACAGAACCTGGCCCATGCCTTCATCAACCTCAGAGTCCTCGCCCTCAACAGCACTGCTGTCATCTGGTCAGAG GTGCTCCGTTGTGCCCCCATGTGGCCATTGCTGGAGGAGCTCTATGTCTGTGAGAACGAGATCACTGAGCTGCACAG gccaaaaaatgttttgcagaactTGAAAGTTTTAGATCTGTCCAAAAATTCTTTGGCTGGTGGAAATGAACTCTTAAACATTGCTGAACTCCCAAG GTTGGAAAAGCTGAACTTATCTAGTACAGGTCTTTCTACCCTACAGTTCAATGATGTAGGCCCag GATGCAAAACTGCAATGTTTCCTGCACTGAAGTTTCTGTCACTCGATGACAATGCAATCTCGGAG TGGTCTGTGGTGAatgagctggagaagctggCCAGCTTGCAGCAGCTTTCCTGCCACAGGAACCCACTCATTGAGCAGGACAGGACCCCTGAGACCACCAGGCAGCTCTTCATCGCCAGGATTGGCCAGCTGCAGGTTCTCAACAAGTCTGAG GTGATGCgggaggagaggaaaggggCGGAGCTGGACTACTGCAAGATGTTCTGTGTCATGTGGCTGGGGTCTGGAGGAAACAGAGACCCAGAGCTGGACCGGCCCAGCGGCGAGTTCGTGGAGCAGCACCCCCGCTTCCAGAGCCTCATCCGCA AAACCCGTAGGACAGTTTCCCTCACCAGAACACCGCTTTAA
- the ggps1 gene encoding geranylgeranyl pyrophosphate synthase — MDDNKEAASERILLEPYKYLLQLPGKQVRTKLSQAFNHWLNVPEDKLQVIIEVTEMLHNASLLIDDIEDSSKLRRGFPVAHSIYGIPSVINSANYVYFLGLEKVLTLQHPEAVQVFTRQLLELHRGQGLDIHWRDTYTCPTEQEYRQMVLKKTGGLFGLAVGLMQLFSTWKQDLKPLLDTLGLFFQIRDDYANLSSREYSANKSFCEDLTEGKFSFPTIHAIWSQPDSTQVQNILRQRTENMDIKRYCVDYLEKVGSFEYTRQTLRSLEAEAYRLIKDLGGNPELEGLVEQLSHMYKEE, encoded by the exons TACAAGTACCTGCTGCAGCTGCCAG GGAAGCAAGTAAGGACGAAACTGTCTCAAGCCTTCAACCACTGGCTCAATGTCCCAGAAGACAAACTACAG GTGATCATTGAAGTGACCGAGATGCTGCACAATGCGAGCCTGCTGATTGATGACATTGAGGACAGCTCTAAGCTGCGCCGTGGCTTCCCCGTGGCCCACAGTATCTATGGCATACCATCGGTGATCAACTCGGCCAACTATGTCTACTTCTTGGGCCTGGAGAAGGTGCTGACCCTGCAGCATCCCGAGGCTGTGCAGGTCTTTACCCGGCAGCTGCTTGAGCTCCACCGGGGGCAGGGCCTGGACATCCACTGGCGTGATACCTACACCTGCCCCACCGAGCAGGAGTATCGCCAGATGGTGCTGAAGAAGACAGGTGGCCTTTTTGGTCTAGCTGTGGGTCTTATGCAGCTCTTTTCCACCTGGAAGCAAGACCTCAAGCCGCTGCTGGACACGCTGGGCCTCTTCTTCCAGATCCGTGATGACTACGCCAACCTGAGCTCGCGTGAGTACAGTGCAAATAAGAGCTTTTGTGAGGACTTGACAGAGGGCAAGTTCTCTTTTCCCACCATCCACGCCATATGGTCGCAGCCTGATAGCACGCAGGTGCAAAACATCCTACGGCAACGCACAGAGAACATGGACATCAAGCGGTACTGTGTGGACTACCTGGAGAAGGTTGGCTCCTTTGAATACACTCGGCAGACACTCCGGAGCCTGGAAGCTGAGGCCTACAGACTCATCAAGGACCTGGGGGGCAACCCTGAGCTGGAGGGCTTAGTTGAGCAGCTGAGCCACATGTATAAGGAGGAGTGA